Proteins from a genomic interval of Yarrowia lipolytica chromosome 1E, complete sequence:
- a CDS encoding uncharacterized protein (Compare to YALI0E30217g, similar to Saccharomyces cerevisiae RRP5 (YMR229C); ancestral locus Anc_8.757, similar to uniprot|Q05022 Saccharomyces cerevisiae YMR229c RRP5 processing of pre-ribosomal RNA P2.264.f2.1) has protein sequence MKRKHSEVSEKTKSEKPEYKSSLKMEEGAFPRGGAGVLSAMEIRQTADEAAKDLFEESQAAKSSKKKGGRKAKQAVTSDIVAIQSLSLDNISVGSIILGRIVNIQSTACVVSLPNNLHGFVSCVQVSEALNAKIEEGEEFDLSDYVKEGQWVRASVVDTSNKRLGLSLLPKDVNRDIEDSDIDANMALQVEVKSKEDKGYVVATGIKGKKGFIKDTDVELNKGQIVLACVLRISGRTITLDTEHTGEAVRQLEDFSSAVAGTPVTVVTTDKRNNGAVVSVFGSVDATIDPFQGSFGLEEKTSSVARVVATLDRGASGKRMLLSALPHVVNLEDADPRIGEAFLPGQVLGVKVTHVVQHGLFVELAENIPGFIHISKLADEKTDSTADYEVGQTLDARIIAFAPQDEMYVLSCEQSVMDAKYIATSDLSAGDKVEGTVTRHLPKGGIIVALSSFITAVVPAAHLVDAKMANPELKFKIGSKIKGRLLGVDSSGCRMTIKKSLYNLPKDDFISYASEIGDIGSGTVVNVKPGGCVVEFWDNSQAWLPAGEVSEAFIADITKHCRVGQTVKIRILDINPEKQSMQVSCKLSKVAAEHVSGAYEGISLGDLVTGKIIDKRGDFVIEMTVGDVDLTGVVPRNLLPPSHKKLRVGDKLECVVLAKQPWMSSMTLGAHPDIIKGYHNKTLIKETPSVGQTVTGWVQNVNQHGVFVSFAGVVGLAPQASLSDDSYDKFQVVKGRVTSVNGDKFAVSIGKSLNGPAVNPVDPSISTIADYSEGKKTEGIVTAVLPSFVSVRLSDNQNGRISLSQLETPVEKDDKISVTVLGPSSQGDQIELATNDVRLSINNLEEGKAYPGVVVQSTADSIWVALSAYIVGRLDRADVQEADFADAVGDLVEVSVCGIEGDKVKLRGAQSEEKSEGFSEEALPASNGLQGAQVTARVKKIEVDYVQCTINVNGKSSTATASLVDAVDDYSLKLSNVYDIGETVPAVICSAKEPYAICIRKNPEGVDPLPSLPLKRGDKVKGVVTGIAAGIFVAIGHGIDARVKITNLSDSFLMDWKKYFKIGQIVTGRIMGFSDKGLPDMSLKQRHMTGDKLIEGPQDLTVGQKYDGSVQRTTDYGVFVNIGDATGLCHRSEIADTPVGDCSELFNSGDKVRVIVLKIEGSKVSLGMKAAYFEGDEDDNDEEDSDIEMEVEEDSEEDEEDSEDDEDEDDSEDESIPTIRSTKQQQKKAKSTAMDVGFDWSGDVFGKEEEQNGSDYDDESDEEDDAPKSRKKRKTQIADITADLSTATPQSVGDYERLLVGNPNSSVLWISYMSFVMQLSELEKAREIAQRALKTISYRDEDEKLNVWLALLNLENTFGTPESTDKTFKDAAQYMDAETIYMKMADIYAASDKKDKADEVYAKAVKKFSGSMEAWIKYATFLFDNEQAAKGRVLLDRATKALPKRDHLQCAIKFAQLEYKSGDAERGRTLLEGLVSVYPKRTDLWSQFVDFEIKYGQDKTKIEALFERVVALPKLSLKQAKFFFKKWYQYEVESDDDKAAEYVKAKAADYVTQRTKEDEEEDEEEDE, from the coding sequence ATGAAACGAAAGCATTCTGAGGTGTCTGAGAAGACGAAATCAGAAAAACCGGAATACAAGTCAAGCCtcaagatggaggagggcgCGTtcccccgaggaggagctggagtgCTGTCTGCCATGGAGATTCGACAGACTGCCGATGAAGCTGCGAAGGACCTGTTCGAGGAATCACAGGCCGCCAAGagctccaagaagaagggtgGAAGAAAGGCAAAGCAGGCTGTGACGAGCGACATTGTTGCGATCCAGTCTCTTTCTCTGGACAATATCTCTGTTGGTTCCATTATTCTCGGACGAATCGTCAATATCCAGTCCACCGCTTGTGTCGTTTCGCTGCCCAACAACCTGCATGGTTTCGTGTCTTGTGTTCAGGTCAGTGAGGCACTCAACGCCAAAATCGAGGAGGGCGAGGAGTTCGACCTTTCGGACTACGTCAAGGAGGGACAGTGGGTTCGAGCTTCTGTCGTCGATACCTCTAACAAGCGTCTGGGTCTCAGTCTGCTGCCCAAGGATGTCAACAGGGATATTGAGGACAGTGACATTGACGCAAACATGGCTCTGCAGGTTGAGGTCAAGTCGAAGGAGGATAAGGGTTACGTTGTTGCTACCGGTATCAAGGGCAAAAAGGGCTTTATCAAGGACACCGACGTTGAACTCAACAAGGGACAAATCGTGTTGGCTTGCGTGCTTCGAATCAGTGGCCGAACAATCACCCTGGACACAGAGCATACCGGTGAGGCCGTCCGGCAACTAGAGGACTTCTCCAGCGCTGTCGCTGGTACCCCAGTCACAGTCGTCACCACCGATAAGCGAAATAACGGAGCAGTGGTTTCCGTCTTCGGTTCCGTTGATGCCACCATTGATCCCTTCCAGGGATCCTTTGGCCTTGAGGAAAAGACTAGCTCTGTTGCCCGAGTTGTCGCTACTCTCGACCGTGGTGCCAGCGGCAAGCGAATGCTTCTCTCTGCTCTGCCCCACGTCGTCAACTTGGAGGATGCTGACCCCAGAATCGGTGAGGCTTTCCTTCCTGGACAAGTTCTGGGCGTCAAGGTCACTCATGTCGTTCAGCACGGTCTGTTTGTTGAGCTCGCCGAGAACATTCCTGGTTTCATTcacatctccaagctcgCTGATGAGAAGACCGATTCTACAGCCGACTACGAGGTTGGCCAGACTCTTGATGCCAGAATTATCGCTTTTGCCCCCCAGGACGAGATGTACGTTTTGTCTTGTGAGCAGTCTGTCATGGATGCCAAGTACATTGCCACCAGTGATTTGTCTGCTGGTGACAAGGTCGAAGGTACTGTAACTAGGCATCTCCCCAAGGGCGGTATTATCGTGGCACTGTCATCTTTCATCACCGCTGTTGTGCCTGCTGCTCATCTTGTTGATGCCAAGATGGCCAACCCCGAGCTCAAATTCAAGATTGGATCCAAGATAAAGGGCCGACTTCTCGGTGTGGACAGCAGCGGTTGCCGAATGACCATCAAAAAGTCTCTCTACAACTTGCCTAAGGACGATTTTATCTCCTACGCGTCTGAGATTGGCGACATTGGTTCTGGAACAGTTGTAAATGTCAAGCCTGGAGGGTGTGTCGTCGAGTTCTGGGACAACTCTCAGGCCTGGCTTCCTGCTGGAGAGGTGTCTGAGGCTTTCATCGCTGACATTACCAAGCATTGTCGAGTTGGCCAGACCGTCAAGATCCGAATTCTGGATATCAACCCTGAGAAGCAGTCTATGCAGGTCTCCTGCAAGCTCTCCAAGGTTGCCGCTGAGCATGTCTCTGGTGCCTACGAGGGCATCTCTCTTGGAGACCTTGTTACCGGTAAGATCATTGACAAACGAGGTGACTTTGTTATCGAGATGAccgttggtgatgtcgaTCTCACTGGCGTTGTTCCTCGAAACCTGCTCCCTCCTAGTCACAAGAAGCTGCGTGTGGGAGACAAGCTGGAGTGCGTTGTCCTTGCCAAGCAGCCGTGGATGAGCTCTATGACTCTCGGTGCTCATCCTGACATCATCAAGGGATACCATAACAAGACTCTGATCAAGGAGACTCCTTCTGTTGGCCAAACTGTCACCGGTTGGGTCCAGAACGTCAACCAGCACGgtgtctttgtgtcttttGCAGGTGTTGTCGGTCTTGCTCCTCAGGCATCTCTTAGTGATGACTCTTATGACAAGTTCCAGGTTGTCAAGGGTCGAGTGACTTCTGTCAACGGCGACAAGTTTGCGGTCTCTATTGGAAAGTCTCTCAATGGTCCTGCCGTCAACCCCGTTGACCCCAGCATCTCTACCATTGCTGACTACTCTGAGGGTAAGAAGACCGAGGGTATTGTTACTGCTGTTCTCCCCTCCTTCGTCTCTGTCCGTCTTTCCGACAACCAGAACGGTCGAATCTCACTCTCTCAGCTCGAAACTCCTGTTGAGAAGGACGATAAGATCTCTGTGACCGTACTTGGTCCCTCTTCTCAGGGTGATCAGATCGAGCTGGCTACTAACGATGTTCGACTTTCTATCAATAATCTTGAGGAGGGCAAGGCTTACCCTGGTGTCGTTGTTCAGTCTACTGCGGACTCCATTTGGGTGGCTCTGTCTGCCTACATTGTCGGCCGTCTGGATCGAGCTGATGTTCAGGAGGCTGACTTCGCTGATGCTGTTGGTGACCTTGTCGAGGTTTCTGTCTGCGGTATTGAGGGTGACAAAGTCAAGCTTCGAGGAGCTCAGTCCGAGGAAAAGTCTGAGGGCTTCTCAGAAGAGGCGCTGCCCGCCTCCAACGGACTTCAGGGTGCTCAGGTGACTGCTCGAgtcaagaagattgaggTTGACTACGTTCAGTGCACTATCAACGTCAATGGCAAGTCCTCCACTGCCACAGCCTCTCTTGTGGATGCTGTCGATGATTACTCTCTCAAGCTCAGCAATGTCTACGACATTGGTGAGACTGTTCCCGCTGTCATCTGCTCTGCCAAGGAGCCCTACGCCATTTGCATTCGAAAGAACCCGGAGGGTGTCGATCCTCTCCCTTCGCTCCCCCTCAAGCGAGGtgacaaggtcaagggtGTCGTCACTGGTATTGCTGCCGGTATCTTCGTTGCTATTGGCCACGGCATCGATGCTCGAGTCAAGATCACTAACTTGTCCGACTCTTTCCTCATGGACTGGAAGAAGTATTTTAAGATCGGTCAAATCGTCACTGGTCGAATCATGGGCTTCTCTGACAAGGGTCTCCCCGACATGTCTCTCAAGCAGCGTCATATGACTGGTGACAAGCTCATTGAGGGTCCCCAGGATCTCACTGTTGGCCAGAAGTACGACGGTTCTGTCCAGCGAACTACCGACTATGGTGTCTTTGTCAACATTGGAGACGCTACTGGTCTGTGTCATAGATCCGAGATTGCCGACACCCCTGTTGGTGATTGCTCAGAGCTCTTTAATTCGGGTGACAAGGTCCGAGTTATTGTTCTCAAGATTGAGGGCAGCAAGGTCTCGCTTGGAATGAAGGCTGCCTACTTCGAGGGTGATGAGGATGACaatgacgaggaggacagCGATATCGAGATGGAGGTCGAAGAGGactccgaggaggatgaggaagaCAGtgaggatgatgaggacgaggacgactcTGAGGATGAGTCTATCCCCACCATTCGATCTaccaagcagcagcagaagaaggccaagtCCACTGCCATGGATGTTGGCTTTGACTGGTCGGGAGACGTCTTCGgaaaggaggaggagcagaatGGTTCTGATTACGATGATGAGTCTGACGAGGAAGATGATGCCCCCAAGTCTCgaaagaagcgaaagaCTCAGATTGCTGACATCACTGCTGATCTTTCGACTGCCACCCCTCAGTCTGTTGGTGATTACGAGCGTCTGCTTGTTGGCAACCCCAACTCCTCTGTTTTGTGGATCTCCTACATGTCTTTCGTCATGCAGCTCTCCGAGCTTGAGAAGGCTCGAGAGATTGCCCAGCGTGCTCTTAAGACCATCTCTTACCGAGATGAGGATGAGAAACTCAACGTCTGGCTCGCTCTTCTCAATTTGGAGAACACTTTTGGCACTCCCGAGTCCACCGACAAGACCTTCAAGGACGCTGCTCAGTACATGGACGCCGAGACCATCTACATGAAGATGGCTGACATTTACGCTGCTTctgacaagaaggacaaggcAGACGAGGTCTATGCCAAAGCTGTCAAGAAGTTCTCTGGCTCCATGGAGGCGTGGATCAAGTACGCCACTTTCCTGTTTGATAACGAGCAGGCTGCGAAGGGCCGAGTTCTGTTGGATCGAGCCACCAAGGCCCTGCCCAAGCGAGACCATCTCCAGTGTGCCATCAAGTTCGCCCAGCTTGAGTACAAGTCTGGAGATGCTGAACGAGGCCGAACTCTTCTGGAGGGTCTGGTGTCTGTCTACCCCAAGCGAACCGATCTGTGGTCTCAGTTTGTCGACTTTGAGATCAAGTATGGCCaggacaagaccaagatcGAGGCTCTGTTTGAGCGAGTTGTTGCCTTGCCCAAGTTGTCTCTCAAGCAGGCcaagttcttcttcaagaagtggtaccagtacgaggTTGAgtctgacgacgacaaggccGCCGAGTacgtcaaggccaaggcgGCGGATTACGTTACTCAGCGAACaaaggaggatgaggaggaggatgaggaggaggatgagtAA
- a CDS encoding uncharacterized protein (Compare to YALI0E30283g, similar to uniprot|P53154 Saccharomyces cerevisiae YGL084c GUP1, similar to Saccharomyces cerevisiae GUP1 (YGL084C) and GUP2 (YPL189W); ancestral locus Anc_6.190): MSLTAHTYLGASTQAHLSTQRHLMFDLATLDTRLGPSDDVKRRDGVIAKAGPSRWRSPEFIAYYIIHLIALPIMFKGAYDASNPPNPNYELIKKDLEPGWIFGRKVDNTDHQYSGFRNNLPYLAAVIVAQQLLKKLFKLFSNDSRFFDVGFAFVFLIVAHGISTVKILAIIIANYLIGSKISNSNAGTIATWIFGIAILFANEKALGYPFTKYCPPLAFLDDYAGLMPRWDVTFNFSMLRMVSFNVDRYRAVDGTTEQWPLDTKGEIDLSKSKTGEGEKSTSLTASDISERSRIDISHSPSTYSMYNYLLYMLYSPLFMAGPIMTFNDFIFQHKKGPLASLSFKRVSVYALRLVFCIFVMETLLHYCYVVAVSQEKAWDGDSAFQISMIGFFNLNIIWLKLLIPWRLFRLWSMVDGIDPPENMVRCMDNNFSALSFWRAWHRSFNRWIIRYVYGPIGGSSRPVLNSLIVFSFVAIWHDIQLRLLVWGWMVVFFIIPELTATFIFKRPQFTSKWWFRHLCAVGAALNIWMMMIANLVGFCVGLDGMGDMLRQMFGTRDGIIYCISASCALFVGSQVMFEVRESEKRRGINIRC; the protein is encoded by the coding sequence ATGAGTCTAACCGCACATACGTATCTGGGTGCATCTACCCAAGCACACCTCTCAACCCAACGACACCTCATGTTCGATCTGGCGACGCTGGATACACGGCTGGGGCCCTCAGACGATGTCAAAAGACGCGACGGTGTTATCGCCAAAGCTGGACCGTCGCGATGGAGATCTCCCGAGTTCATCGCATACTACATCATTCACCTGATTGCGCTGCCCATCATGTTCAAGGGTGCTTACGACGCGTCCAACCCACCCAATCCCAACTacgagctcatcaagaaggacctGGAACCCGGCTGGATTTTCGGACGAAAGGTGGACAACACAGACCACCAGTATTCTGGTTTCAGAAACAACCTGCCGTACCTGGCTGCTGTGATTGtggcccagcagctgctcaagaagctgttcAAGCTATTCAGCAACGACAGCCGGTTTTTCGATGTCGGCTTTGCATTTGTGTTTCTGATTGTGGCTCACGGGATCTCCACAGTGAAGATTCTTGCCATCATCATTGCAAACTACTTGATCGGAAGCAAGATCTCAAACTCCAACGCAGGAACAATTGCCACCTGGATTTTTGGAATCGCAATCTTGTTCGCCAACGAAAAGGCGCTGGGATACCCATTCACCAAATACTGTCCCCCTCTGGCATTCCTGGATGACTATGCTGGTCTCATGCCCAGATGGGATGTCACATTCAACTTCAGCATGCTTCGAATGGTGTCGTTCAATGTGGACCGATACCGCGCAGTTGATGGAACGACCGAACAATGGCCATTGGACACAAAGGGAGAAATTGATCTGTCGAAGTCCAAGACcggagaaggagagaagagTACCTCCCTTACTGCTTCCGATATCAGCGAGCGATCACGAATTGATATCAGTCACTCACCATCAACCTACTCCATGTACAATTACCTTCTCTATATGCTGTATAGTCCTCTGTTTATGGCGGGTCCTATCATGACATTCAATGACTTCATCTTCCAGCACAAGAAGGGCCCTCTGGCTTCGCTATCTTTTAAGCGAGTCTCCGTTTACGCCTTGCGACTGGTGTTTTGCATCTTTGTCATGGAAACCCTGTTACATTACTGCTACGTAGTTGCCGTGAGTCAGGAGAAGGCCTGGGATGGAGATTCGGCTTTCCAGATCTCCATGATCGGTTTCTTCAACCTGAACATCATCTGGCTCAAGCTACTGATTCCTTGGAGACTGTTCCGACTATGGTCCATGGTTGACGGAATTGATCCTCCAGAAAACATGGTTCGATGCATGGACAACAATTTCTCCGCACTATCATTCTGGAGAGCTTGGCATCGGTCTTTCAATCGATGGATCATTCGGTACGTGTACGGCCCCATTGGAGGTTCTTCGCGACCTGTGCTCAACTCTCTTATCGTCTTCTCTTTCGTGGCCATCTGGCACGACATTCAGCTTAGACTGCTTGTATGGGGTTGGATGGTGGTATTCTTCATCATCCCCGAGTTGACCGCTACCTTCATCTTCAAGCGTCCTCAGTTTACGAGCAAGTGGTGGTTCCGACACCTCTGTGCTGTTGGAGCAGCTCTCAACATAtggatgatgatgattGCAAACCTGGTGGGCTTCTGTGTGGGTCTCGACGGCATGGGAGACATGCTCAGGCAAATGTTTGGAACCCGAGACGGCATCATATATTGCATTAGTGCCTCATGCGCACTATTCGTTGGCTCTCAGGTCATGTTTGAGGTACGGGAGAGCGAGAAGCGGCGTGGGATCAACATCAGATGCTGA
- a CDS encoding uncharacterized protein (Compare to YALI0E30305g, similar to uniprot|P53153 Saccharomyces cerevisiae YGL085w, similar to Saccharomyces cerevisiae YGL085W; ancestral locus Anc_6.189): MPEDSNKASNTARVVFYTSILTGGILSSFYVYSRYFRRFTCTAEVPKKIYRGRTLFGRVTSVGDGDNFHFYHTPGGRLAGWGWLRPYPETNKRGLGKETLHIRLYGVDAPERPHFGRQGQPYGDEALEWLRSYILGRNVRVKLFSPDQYGRIVGGAKVWKLTGRKDVSTEMLKNGWGVKYEGKMGAEFNGKGKLFQKLEDHARKKKIGMFQQKGKIVTPGQYKKDE; this comes from the coding sequence ATGCCCGAGGACTCCAACAAGGCTTCCAACACAGCGAGAGTTGTGTTCTATACATCGATCCTCACAGGAGGCATTCTCAGCTCCTTTTATGTGTACAGCCGCTATTTCCGACGGTTCACCTGTACTGCGGAAGTCCCAAAAAAGATTTACAGAGGACGGACTCTTTTCGGCAGAGTGACGTCTGTGGGGGATGGAGACAACTTTCATTTTTATCATACTCCTGGTGGAAGATTGGCTGGCTGGGGCTGGTTGAGGCCCTACCCTGAGACTAACAAAAGAGGCCTTGGGAAGGAGACGTTACACATCCGTCTGTATGGAGTGGATGCCCCTGAGAGACCTCATTTTGGCAGACAAGGGCAGCCTTATGGAGATGAGGCATTAGAGTGGCTGCGAAGCTATATCCTTGGACGAAATGTGCGTGTCAAGTTATTCTCACCGGATCAATACGGACGTATTGTTGGAGGTGCCAAGGTGTGGAAACTTACTGGACGAAAGGACGTTTCCACGGAGATGCTGAAAAATGGCTGGGGTGTCAAATACGAGGGCAAGATGGGAGCCGAGTTCAACGGCAAAGGTAAGCTGTTTCAGAAGCTCGAGGATCATgctcgaaagaagaaaataGGCATGTTTCAACAAAAGGGAAAGATCGTCACTCCTGGACagtacaagaaggatgagTAG
- a CDS encoding uncharacterized protein (Compare to YALI0E30327g, weakly similar to uniprot|Q9C0W5 Schizosaccharomyces pombe SPBC800.14C Hypothetical 17.7 kDa protein), translated as MPEQAHIESDPECPHCLYPDVALKISGIFFSGLAAGGTLMTTLYLRPVFQKLPTNEAYNLFDLIYGVGKVAFPVFSILGTASFGGAAYLERHPKGSYNQPRKDRAWYNPSSSRLLAYSAATLFAILPYTRIIMWPTLTKLFAVRLETVKGQNVKELLSLWSAHHLVRVFLALLSFAGGIISTVVL; from the coding sequence atgcCTGAACAAGCCCACATCGAAAGTGACCCAGAGTGTCCCCATTGCCTCTATCCCGATGTTGCTCTCAAAATTTCCGGTATTTTCTTCTCAGGCCTTGCAGCTGGAGGCACTCTCATGACGACTCTGTACTTGCGCCCAGTCTTTCAAAAACTGCCCACAAATGAGGCCTACAACCTATTTGATCTTATTTACGGAGTGGGAAAGGTCGCCTTTCCTGTTTTTTCGATTCTGGGAACTGCCTCATTCGGAGGAGCTGCATATCTGGAACGGCACCCCAAGGGTTCTTACAACCAACCTCGTAAGGACCGAGCATGGTACAACCCTTCGTCTAGCAGATTGTTGGCCTATTCGGCAGCCACATTGTTTGCTATCCTGCCATATACTAGAATTATCATGTGGCCCACTCTGACCAAACTGTTTGCTGTTCGTCTAGAGACCGTCAAGGGCCAGaacgtcaaggagctcTTGAGTCTGTGGTCAGCTCACCACCTAGTGCGAGTGTTCCTAGCGCTCCTCAGTTTCGCTGGTGGTATCATTTCGACTGTTGTTCTGTAA
- a CDS encoding uncharacterized protein (Compare to YALI0E30261g, weakly similar to uniprot|P53122 Saccharomyces cerevisiae YGL138C Hypothetical 40.8 kDa protein in HUL5- SEC27 intergenic region, similar to Saccharomyces cerevisiae YGL138C; ancestral locus Anc_6.240), with product MWRSLLPLLALIHWTQAAWWITEDTRCDPLQKGWLPYTGWRFFRSFDYSFGLRALASGGFPISSRHFIRMTHCNMGKVDYEAGVPCQRRDDFVWNTDYCISPTTCFRPVRRKKYATRDMAIYLPFATVVGGLFICPNFRATGINCTNENAVPIKPLIADFAGYKWTEYPSYTNVEQQVPYLYTPDILDVRFRKPFTSEDWSEFLDVNEDYDWSNDDRTAINKAVTDSLNLLHGYLDASDGVLAQATSGSHWRTMFGQLEGATREFVSDTLRSMADRISVKEKRIR from the coding sequence ATGTGGAGAAGCCTGCTGCCGTTACTTGCACTCATACATTGGACACAGGCAGCATGGTGGATCACAGAAGATACCCGGTGTGACCCTCTACAGAAAGGCTGGTTGCCATACACAGGATGGAGATTCTTTCGGTCATTTGATTACTCCTTTGGTTTGAGAGCACTCGCGTCTGGTGGCTTTCCGATCAGCTCAAGGCACTTTATTCGAATGACCCACTGCAATATGGGCAAGGTGGACTATGAAGCTGGAGTGCCCTGTCAGCGGAGGGACGACTTCGTGTGGAACACAGACTACTGCATCTCGCCTACTACGTGCTTTCGGCCTGTCCGACGTAAGAAGTACGCCACACGAGACATGGCAATCTACCTTCCCTTTGCTACCGTGGTAGGAGGTCTGTTCATCTGTCCTAATTTTCGAGCTACTGGTATCAATTGCACCAACGAAAACGCAGTTCCAATCAAACCGCTGATAGCAGACTTCGCGGGATACAAATGGACGGAATACCCAAGCTACACCAACGTGGAACAACAGGTtccatacttgtacactccAGATATACTGGATGTGCGGTTCCGAAAACCTTTCACTAGCGAAGATTGGTCGGAATTTTTGGACGTGAATGAAGATTACGACTGGTCTAATGATGATCGTACTGCTATAAACAAGGCTGTCACGGACTCTCTGAACTTGCTGCATGGTTACCTAGATGCTTCAGATGGGGTTCTAGCGCAAGCTACCTCAGGGAGTCATTGGAGAACCATGTTTGGACAGCTTGAGGGAGCTACTCGGGAATTCGTTTCTGATACTCTTCGTTCCATGGCAGATAGAATCAGTGTTAAAGAAAAGAGAATAAGATAA